A window of the Pseudomonadota bacterium genome harbors these coding sequences:
- a CDS encoding alpha-galactosidase translates to MTLHRAAPAPVEDAAGDRFTRLRSDAVELILDTSPGGRPYIVYWGQALQHSTPEELALLSVRQWTVGGPAVDVQSSLSNELGTGLSGPAGFVAHRASEDWAAILRIVRVIQPTPHEAQIYCEDANTQLGAVYSLSLDPESHVLSASTRIINRGEKPLTIDWCASICMPLDRRLIRLLAFTGRWAQEFQSQEVAAFRGSYVRENRSGRTSHDNFPGLIAMAEFTSEKAGPAAGFHLGWSGNNRVRVDRHGDGRAFAQMGELFYPGEMELRQGEEYETPPVYAAWSHDGLNALSQRFHRHLVHQVMDGRARRKPRPVHFNTWEAIYFDHSPARLLSLAARAASLGAERFVLDDGWFGGRRDERSGLGDWWVSREVYPDGLGPLVKRVRELGMEFGIWFEPEMVNPDSDLYRAHPDWILEANGVEQVPFRDQYTLDLTKPAVFDYLFGCISRVVQEYGVSYVKWDMNRDIHHPGSAGRGAIHRQTHAVYSLIAKLRAAHPSLEIESCSSGGGRADYGVLRCADRLWPSDSNDAGDRQQIQRGASYFFPTSVIGTHVGPRTCHITRRVYSMEYRAGTALFGHMGIELDPDQESEEDLETLRKAVALYKQHRQLIHEGDFARLDSSDYLNVIGVVARDKSAALFSCAKTDGHSTTLPGRFRFAGLDPARRYRMRVVWPTANVSVTSPSIVDAARLLEEGAVFSGESLLVHGVQLPLMHPDTCLVYHFEAEGG, encoded by the coding sequence ATGACCTTGCATCGGGCAGCGCCCGCGCCCGTGGAAGATGCTGCGGGCGATCGCTTCACGCGCTTGCGCAGTGACGCCGTGGAGCTGATCCTGGACACCAGCCCCGGCGGGCGGCCCTACATCGTCTACTGGGGCCAGGCCCTTCAGCACAGCACGCCCGAGGAGCTGGCGCTCCTGTCCGTGCGCCAATGGACCGTGGGCGGACCTGCCGTCGATGTGCAGTCCTCCCTGTCCAACGAGCTCGGCACCGGCCTCTCCGGACCGGCCGGTTTCGTGGCCCATCGGGCCAGCGAGGACTGGGCAGCGATCCTGCGCATCGTGCGCGTGATTCAGCCCACGCCCCATGAAGCGCAGATCTACTGCGAAGACGCCAACACGCAGCTCGGCGCCGTCTACTCCTTGAGTCTCGATCCCGAGAGCCACGTACTGAGCGCAAGCACGCGCATCATCAACCGCGGCGAGAAGCCGCTCACGATCGATTGGTGCGCCTCCATCTGCATGCCCCTCGATCGGCGACTCATCCGCCTGCTCGCCTTCACCGGGCGCTGGGCGCAGGAGTTTCAGAGCCAGGAGGTGGCGGCCTTCCGCGGCAGCTACGTACGCGAGAATCGCAGCGGGCGCACCAGCCACGACAACTTCCCGGGCCTGATTGCCATGGCTGAGTTCACCAGCGAGAAGGCGGGTCCCGCGGCGGGGTTCCACCTGGGCTGGAGCGGCAACAACCGGGTGCGCGTCGATCGCCACGGCGACGGTCGGGCCTTCGCGCAGATGGGGGAGCTGTTCTACCCCGGTGAGATGGAGTTGCGTCAGGGCGAGGAGTACGAGACGCCGCCGGTCTACGCCGCCTGGAGCCACGATGGCCTGAACGCCCTGTCCCAACGCTTCCACCGTCACCTGGTGCACCAGGTGATGGACGGTCGCGCGCGTCGCAAGCCCCGGCCGGTGCACTTCAATACCTGGGAGGCGATCTACTTCGATCACTCGCCGGCGCGCCTGCTGAGCCTGGCGGCGCGGGCCGCGAGTCTCGGCGCGGAACGCTTCGTGCTGGACGACGGCTGGTTCGGCGGCCGTCGCGACGAGCGCTCGGGCCTCGGTGACTGGTGGGTCTCGCGCGAGGTGTATCCGGATGGCCTAGGACCGCTGGTCAAGCGCGTGCGCGAGCTCGGCATGGAGTTCGGCATCTGGTTCGAGCCCGAGATGGTCAATCCGGACAGCGATCTTTACCGTGCCCATCCGGACTGGATCCTGGAGGCCAACGGGGTGGAGCAAGTGCCGTTCCGCGACCAGTACACCCTGGACCTCACCAAACCGGCGGTCTTCGACTACCTCTTCGGCTGCATCTCCCGCGTGGTGCAGGAGTACGGCGTGTCCTACGTGAAGTGGGACATGAACCGGGACATCCATCACCCGGGCAGCGCCGGGCGCGGGGCGATCCACCGCCAGACCCACGCGGTGTATTCGCTCATCGCCAAGTTGCGCGCCGCGCATCCGTCGCTGGAGATCGAGAGTTGCTCCTCGGGCGGTGGGCGAGCCGACTACGGGGTACTGCGTTGCGCCGATCGCCTCTGGCCGTCGGACAGCAACGACGCTGGCGATCGCCAGCAGATCCAGCGCGGCGCCAGCTACTTCTTCCCGACCAGCGTGATCGGCACCCACGTGGGGCCCCGTACCTGTCACATCACCCGCCGCGTCTACAGCATGGAGTACCGCGCAGGCACGGCGCTCTTCGGCCACATGGGCATCGAGCTCGATCCGGACCAGGAGAGCGAGGAAGACCTCGAGACCCTGCGCAAGGCCGTGGCCCTCTACAAGCAGCACCGTCAGTTGATCCACGAGGGGGATTTCGCCCGCCTGGATTCATCCGACTACCTCAACGTGATCGGCGTGGTCGCCCGCGACAAATCGGCGGCCCTGTTCTCTTGCGCCAAGACCGACGGGCACAGCACCACGCTGCCCGGGCGCTTCCGCTTCGCCGGCCTCGATCCCGCCCGTCGCTACCGCATGCGCGTGGTCTGGCCGACGGCTAACGTGTCGGTGACGTCCCCCTCCATCGTGGATGCGGCCAGGCTGCTCGAGGAGGGCGCCGTGTTCTCCGGCGAGTCGCTGCTGGTGCACGGCGTGCAATTGCCACTGATGCACCCGGATACCTGTCTTGTGTATCACTTCGAAGCCGAGGGCGGCTGA
- a CDS encoding AraC family transcriptional regulator: MEESTFFKRSIAVSPLGGIRIACFVKQGAGVLTPKRTLPHFTLVYVVRGRGAYRDALGNRAEVEAGNAIVVLPGLEHWYGPPRGETWDELYLVFEGPAFDLWLEQGCFDRSRPVIHLAPTDYWLGRIKQAIGEAHGDDADEMMREAIRLQELLAEIQRATREDAEGRLMWLAEAKRNIEEYSDPKVAAAAMNVHYEVFRKKFKKLSGLSPGRYRTAMLMESACRMLSDRSKTLSHIAAELGFCDEYHFSKQFSKTIGWSPREYRARISLRN; the protein is encoded by the coding sequence TTGGAAGAGAGCACTTTTTTCAAACGCAGCATCGCCGTGTCGCCCCTCGGCGGCATCCGCATCGCCTGCTTCGTCAAGCAGGGGGCCGGCGTGCTCACGCCCAAACGCACCCTGCCCCACTTCACCTTGGTGTACGTGGTGCGCGGTCGCGGCGCCTACCGCGACGCCCTCGGCAACCGCGCCGAGGTGGAGGCGGGCAACGCGATCGTGGTGCTGCCGGGCCTCGAACACTGGTACGGCCCGCCGCGCGGGGAGACCTGGGATGAGCTCTACCTCGTCTTCGAGGGCCCCGCCTTCGATCTATGGCTCGAGCAGGGCTGCTTCGATCGCTCCCGACCGGTGATCCACCTCGCGCCGACCGACTACTGGCTGGGACGCATCAAGCAAGCGATCGGCGAGGCCCATGGCGACGATGCCGATGAGATGATGCGCGAGGCCATTCGCCTGCAGGAGTTACTGGCGGAGATCCAGCGCGCCACCCGTGAGGATGCCGAGGGTCGGCTCATGTGGCTGGCCGAAGCGAAGCGCAACATCGAGGAGTACTCGGACCCCAAGGTGGCCGCGGCCGCGATGAACGTGCACTACGAGGTGTTCCGCAAAAAGTTCAAGAAGCTCTCAGGCCTCTCCCCCGGGCGCTATCGCACGGCCATGCTGATGGAGTCCGCGTGTCGCATGCTGTCCGATCGCAGCAAGACCTTGAGCCATATCGCGGCGGAACTCGGCTTCTGCGACGAGTACCACTTCAGCAAGCAATTCAGCAAAACGATCGGCTGGTCCCCACGGGAGTACCGGGCCCGCATCTCCCTGCGCAACTGA
- a CDS encoding helix-turn-helix transcriptional regulator → MARTRKSDEPPVYNRLPALRAERGLSRQQVADAVGVHYQTIGYLERGEYKPSLVLALRIAALFSLPVEAIFSLEPLAPMSEQLYSSNRKATHD, encoded by the coding sequence ATGGCAAGAACACGAAAGAGTGATGAACCGCCGGTGTACAACCGCCTCCCTGCGTTGCGCGCCGAGCGTGGACTCAGCCGGCAGCAGGTGGCGGATGCGGTGGGCGTCCACTACCAGACGATCGGTTACCTCGAGCGTGGCGAGTACAAGCCCAGCCTGGTGCTGGCCCTGCGCATTGCGGCGCTGTTCTCCCTGCCGGTGGAGGCGATCTTCTCCTTAGAGCCCCTCGCCCCGATGAGCGAGCAGCTCTATTCGTCGAACAGGAAGGCAACTCATGACTAA
- a CDS encoding diguanylate cyclase encodes MLLSKTSLRTWLITAMCMVAVIPAITLSYLLADRGAEQRAERSSERMVRLGSFLGRSVDTFIAEHRLAITQLAHSVARAVETGDDDRLRDLLVFHRTYADFNTTLTTDPQANILASTIRDAGTPVEWKITAADNVSDRNYFQVARATGQSFVSEVFLGRGTDVQALIVAVSAPILLSDGRFGGIVEGSLILDEFEGLFAAEELPPGLEAMLVDQRNRMIHQSSGLRFGPLTEISDGSWAVNDVHGLERPGGYITAAAPAGNGWRVLMRLPRDRIASQRWGEFRYALLWAGLALLLTIAVAIGLAAFISHPLAWLDDEVSGLDPQRGDDVPDPPRVAPPEIRRIALHLKEVTTRLRGSYTALREAVERGETLQLQLADTVRERETQIAERTADLVAANTRLEALSRQDGLTGVLNRRAMDEGLAQATAVASRERTPLSVLLIDVDYFKRYNDHYGHLDGDDALRRIAAILKESCARPLDIVARYGGEEFAVILPQTPYDGAAQVAERIRAALARQRMPHEESPLGTVTVSIGYATADQCTPNSGERLLESADNALYLAKRQGRDRATGAPSVKHLRSVGGAS; translated from the coding sequence ATGCTGCTATCGAAGACTTCCTTACGCACGTGGCTGATCACCGCCATGTGTATGGTGGCGGTGATCCCAGCGATCACCCTCTCCTACCTCCTCGCCGACCGCGGGGCGGAACAACGAGCCGAACGATCATCGGAGCGAATGGTGAGGCTCGGGTCGTTCCTCGGCCGCTCCGTGGATACCTTCATCGCGGAGCATCGACTGGCGATCACGCAGCTGGCGCACAGCGTGGCCCGCGCCGTCGAAACCGGTGACGACGACCGCCTGCGGGACCTGCTCGTTTTCCACCGCACCTACGCGGACTTCAACACCACGCTCACGACGGACCCGCAGGCCAACATCCTGGCCTCTACGATCCGCGACGCTGGCACGCCCGTGGAATGGAAGATCACGGCAGCAGACAACGTCAGCGACCGGAACTACTTCCAAGTGGCCAGGGCGACGGGGCAGTCCTTCGTGTCCGAGGTGTTTCTGGGCCGTGGCACCGACGTGCAAGCATTGATCGTGGCGGTGAGTGCGCCGATCCTGCTCAGCGATGGGCGATTCGGCGGCATCGTCGAGGGATCACTCATCCTCGATGAGTTCGAAGGCCTCTTCGCCGCCGAAGAGCTTCCCCCGGGCCTGGAAGCGATGCTGGTCGATCAGCGCAACCGGATGATTCACCAATCGTCGGGACTGCGCTTCGGCCCGCTCACGGAGATCTCCGACGGCAGCTGGGCCGTGAACGATGTGCACGGCCTGGAGAGGCCCGGCGGCTACATCACCGCCGCCGCACCGGCCGGCAACGGCTGGCGCGTGCTCATGCGCCTGCCGCGCGATCGCATCGCCAGCCAGCGCTGGGGTGAGTTCCGCTACGCCCTGCTATGGGCGGGGCTAGCGTTGTTGCTGACCATCGCCGTCGCGATCGGTCTTGCGGCGTTCATCTCCCACCCCCTGGCCTGGCTAGACGACGAGGTATCGGGTCTGGATCCGCAGCGCGGAGACGACGTGCCCGATCCCCCACGCGTCGCCCCACCCGAAATCCGGCGCATCGCCCTGCACCTGAAGGAAGTCACCACCCGCCTGCGCGGCTCCTACACGGCCCTGCGAGAAGCCGTGGAACGGGGCGAGACGCTGCAGCTGCAACTCGCGGACACGGTTCGCGAGCGCGAGACACAGATCGCTGAGCGCACGGCGGACCTCGTCGCGGCCAACACGCGCCTGGAGGCCCTGAGCCGCCAGGACGGTCTGACCGGCGTGCTCAATCGACGGGCGATGGATGAGGGACTCGCACAAGCCACGGCCGTCGCCAGCCGGGAGCGGACGCCTCTCTCCGTGCTGCTGATCGATGTGGACTACTTCAAGCGCTACAACGATCACTACGGTCACCTGGACGGAGATGATGCCCTGCGCCGCATCGCCGCCATCCTCAAGGAAAGCTGCGCCCGGCCTCTGGACATCGTCGCCCGCTACGGGGGTGAGGAGTTCGCGGTGATCCTGCCGCAGACGCCCTACGACGGGGCGGCCCAGGTGGCCGAACGAATCCGCGCCGCCCTCGCGCGCCAACGCATGCCTCACGAGGAGTCACCGCTGGGGACCGTCACCGTGAGCATCGGCTACGCCACGGCAGATCAGTGCACCCCCAACTCCGGCGAACGACTGCTCGAATCGGCGGACAACGCCCTGTACCTCGCCAAGCGCCAAGGCCGTGACCGCGCCACGGGTGCACCGAGCGTGAAGCACCTACGCTCCGTCGGGGGTGCGAGCTAA
- a CDS encoding EAL domain-containing protein produces MQLPRWFRLPERFRAFGVGFGRLSPLYLLWIPLAALLVASVLVGLLKTHHGVSLLQVNARQLDAALELEAILRAPSEAALPASELRERLIELRRAPVECVRSVDASSRFILRLAGSKALTAHCQDNALRVEQALATLDALSAERLTEAQARAALVDTTGELVPTAMAFDAMMTRTLSLLTRTTSLVLLLGAGIVGACLALLSTSITRSMRDMEETAQALARSEQLSKQLAHIDSVTALPNRTLYTERLDAVIKQATSSEGVGFAVMFFDLDGFKNVNDDLGHAAGDIVLMTTAMRLAARVRGEDTVARFGGDEFAAVLTGLDDPERIDAVCQDMIERVAESITIDGHQVGVTTSIGVAVYPEHGTDASTLMKNADIAMYDAKGAGKNRVRVFDSTLQDRLTDRVRIQRDLRQAIEQEQLQVYFQPVVKLRTQRIESAEALLRWTHPERGPISPVEFIPIAEETGMILELGEWVLRQACLQCLEWQRRARNDKLRIAVNVSPRQLAEPDFSQRVARVLEETGMAASELDLEMTETTFIGEDEACITNLNALAELGVRLLLDDFGTGYSSFSYLYALPFKVLKIDRSLIRNIEEEARPLAIIASILSMSRALGMSVIAEGVETEGALNTLRGLGCQAAQGYLFQAPVSAEAFDPQAKFERDADGGAEPDAGITATAAG; encoded by the coding sequence ATGCAGTTGCCTCGCTGGTTCCGCCTGCCGGAACGGTTTCGGGCTTTCGGGGTCGGCTTCGGTCGATTGTCGCCCCTCTATCTCCTATGGATCCCGCTCGCCGCGTTGTTGGTCGCCAGCGTGCTGGTGGGGTTGCTGAAGACCCACCACGGCGTCAGCCTGCTGCAGGTGAACGCCCGCCAGCTAGACGCAGCCCTCGAACTGGAAGCGATCCTGCGCGCTCCGAGCGAGGCCGCCCTGCCTGCCTCGGAGCTGCGCGAGCGACTGATCGAACTGCGCCGAGCGCCCGTGGAGTGCGTGCGCAGCGTCGACGCCTCCAGCCGCTTCATCCTGCGCCTGGCCGGTAGCAAGGCGCTCACCGCCCACTGCCAGGACAACGCCCTGCGCGTCGAGCAGGCCCTGGCGACCCTGGATGCGCTGAGCGCTGAACGCCTCACCGAGGCCCAGGCGCGCGCCGCCCTGGTCGACACCACCGGTGAACTGGTGCCCACCGCCATGGCCTTCGACGCCATGATGACGCGTACGCTCTCGCTGCTGACCCGCACCACCAGCCTGGTGTTGCTGCTAGGCGCCGGCATCGTCGGTGCGTGCCTGGCGCTGCTCAGCACCTCGATCACCCGCTCCATGCGCGACATGGAGGAGACGGCCCAGGCCCTTGCGCGCAGCGAACAGCTGAGCAAGCAGCTGGCCCACATCGATTCGGTGACGGCCCTTCCCAACCGTACGCTCTATACGGAACGGCTCGATGCCGTCATCAAGCAGGCGACGTCGAGCGAGGGCGTGGGCTTTGCGGTGATGTTCTTCGATCTCGACGGGTTCAAGAACGTCAACGATGACCTGGGTCACGCGGCGGGTGATATCGTCCTCATGACCACGGCGATGCGCCTGGCGGCGCGCGTGCGCGGTGAGGACACGGTGGCACGCTTCGGCGGCGATGAGTTCGCCGCGGTGCTGACCGGGCTCGATGACCCCGAGCGCATCGACGCCGTCTGCCAGGACATGATCGAGCGGGTGGCCGAGTCCATCACCATCGACGGCCATCAGGTGGGCGTCACCACGAGCATCGGCGTCGCCGTGTACCCCGAGCATGGTACGGACGCCAGCACGCTCATGAAGAACGCCGACATCGCCATGTACGACGCGAAGGGGGCGGGCAAGAACCGCGTGCGGGTGTTCGATTCCACCCTCCAGGACCGCCTCACCGATCGCGTGCGCATCCAGCGTGACCTGCGCCAGGCGATCGAACAGGAGCAGCTCCAGGTCTACTTCCAGCCGGTGGTGAAGCTGCGCACGCAGCGGATCGAGAGCGCCGAGGCCCTCCTGCGTTGGACCCATCCCGAGCGCGGGCCGATTTCGCCGGTCGAGTTCATCCCCATCGCCGAGGAGACCGGGATGATCCTCGAGCTGGGCGAATGGGTGCTGCGCCAGGCCTGCCTGCAGTGCTTGGAATGGCAGCGCCGCGCCCGCAACGACAAGCTGCGCATCGCGGTGAACGTCTCCCCGCGTCAACTCGCCGAGCCCGACTTCTCGCAGCGAGTCGCGCGGGTGCTGGAGGAGACGGGCATGGCGGCGAGCGAGCTCGACCTCGAGATGACCGAAACCACCTTCATCGGCGAAGACGAGGCGTGCATCACCAACTTGAACGCCCTGGCGGAGCTCGGCGTGCGCCTACTGCTCGATGACTTCGGCACCGGCTACTCGTCCTTCAGCTACCTCTACGCCCTGCCCTTCAAGGTGCTGAAGATCGACCGATCGTTGATCCGCAACATCGAAGAAGAAGCGCGGCCCCTGGCGATCATCGCCTCCATCCTGTCCATGTCGCGGGCCCTTGGCATGAGCGTCATCGCCGAAGGGGTGGAGACCGAGGGTGCGCTCAACACCTTGCGCGGGCTCGGCTGCCAGGCGGCCCAGGGCTACCTGTTCCAGGCGCCGGTGAGTGCTGAGGCCTTCGACCCGCAGGCCAAGTTCGAGCGCGACGCCGACGGTGGGGCGGAACCTGACGCCGGCATCACCGCGACCGCGGCAGGCTGA
- a CDS encoding efflux RND transporter permease subunit, whose product MNITQLAMSRDRVTLVALLVVLFAGLAAYQSMPRNEDPGFIIRTALVQTMFPGASPERVEQLVTDKLEEAIQEMPELDYINSDSKAGVSVIYVNVKESYTQMRPIWDKLRRKVDSARGNLPDDVIGPFVNDEFGDVFGTVISMVGEGFSYRELEDIAEEVRDELLLIDNVAKVDIFGTQEERIFVEYDNARLAELGLSPLQLQSILTSRNIILPGGDLITEYEKLLLEPSGNFQTLDELGRTIVNVPGSNDVIRLQDIVSIERGYVDPPEELFRYNGEAGLSLHVSLREGGNVIDMGEDVRAVVERARSVYPIGVEFELLLDQAKVVQRKVDEFTGSLVQAVLIVAVVMLVFLGLRTGLIVASLIPAAMISALLIMSTIGVGLDQMSLAALIIALGMLVDNAIVMTESVMVRMGAGESAWDASLNAAAELRLPLLISSLTTSAAFLPIYLAESSTGEYTAPLFIVVTITLLCSWVLALTMVPLLCSRFLRIEAREEGSDPYGGRFYGIYRTLLLLALRHRLIALGLVAAVWWGAMQGFAYVPNIFFPDNDRPQFTAEVELPNSAPIERMDALMHALDDFVRDRLSARDEEPGVTQWGTFVGAGAPKFLLPYNPEPASPNYAMVLGEASSVEEISARIVPQMQAYLENEFPDANPTIRPLPLGAPAWPPISVRLSGRDTEELFRIADALKVQLEQVPGARQVTDDWGMRSKKLQVVVDETRARLAGVTNQDVALSLQTALDGLETTEYREADELIPVILRSRGAVGSLPKRGSAVPSVNVYAQSSGLNVPLDDVATVRLVWEPAIVRHRDRLRTVAVEALLAPGYTATEVNAAIRPWLEEQAKTWPFGYAWEFGGEAETSGTANASIAAKLPIAGLIILLLLVAQFNSLRRPLIVLITIPLGLIGVVAGLLIARSYVGFMTLLGIISLAGIVINNAIVLLDRIRIEIDEQGLSPADAVLRSAQTRLRPILLTTVTTVGGLLPLWLSGGPMWEPMAISIIFGLLFATVLTLGVVPLLYSLFFGVSFKGT is encoded by the coding sequence GTGAACATCACCCAGCTGGCCATGTCCCGAGATCGGGTGACGCTCGTCGCCCTCTTGGTGGTGCTGTTCGCAGGCCTCGCCGCCTACCAGTCCATGCCGCGCAACGAGGACCCCGGCTTCATCATCCGAACGGCGCTGGTGCAGACCATGTTCCCCGGCGCCAGCCCTGAGCGCGTCGAGCAGCTGGTCACAGACAAGCTCGAAGAGGCTATCCAGGAGATGCCCGAGCTCGATTACATCAACAGCGACTCGAAGGCGGGTGTGTCCGTCATCTACGTCAACGTGAAGGAGAGCTACACCCAGATGCGTCCCATCTGGGACAAGCTGCGGCGCAAGGTCGACTCTGCGCGGGGCAACCTCCCTGACGATGTGATCGGCCCCTTCGTCAATGATGAGTTCGGCGATGTCTTCGGCACGGTCATCTCGATGGTGGGCGAGGGCTTCAGCTACCGCGAACTCGAGGACATCGCCGAAGAGGTGCGCGATGAACTCCTGCTCATCGACAACGTGGCCAAGGTGGATATCTTCGGCACGCAGGAGGAGCGCATCTTCGTCGAGTACGACAACGCGCGCCTGGCCGAGCTCGGCCTCTCGCCCCTGCAGCTGCAGAGCATTCTGACCAGCCGTAACATCATCCTGCCCGGCGGCGATCTGATCACCGAGTACGAGAAGCTGCTGCTCGAGCCGTCCGGCAACTTCCAAACCCTCGACGAGCTCGGGCGCACGATCGTCAACGTGCCCGGCTCCAACGACGTGATCCGTCTGCAGGACATCGTCTCCATCGAGCGGGGCTACGTCGATCCGCCCGAGGAGCTGTTCCGCTACAACGGCGAGGCGGGCCTCTCCCTGCACGTCTCGTTGCGCGAGGGCGGCAACGTCATCGACATGGGAGAGGACGTTCGCGCCGTGGTCGAGCGTGCGCGCAGCGTCTATCCCATCGGGGTGGAGTTCGAGTTGCTGTTGGATCAGGCCAAGGTGGTCCAGCGCAAGGTGGATGAGTTCACCGGCAGCCTCGTGCAGGCCGTGCTGATCGTGGCGGTGGTGATGCTCGTGTTCCTCGGCCTGCGCACGGGGTTGATCGTCGCCAGCCTCATTCCGGCGGCCATGATCTCGGCCCTGCTGATCATGTCGACGATCGGCGTGGGACTCGATCAGATGTCCCTGGCGGCCTTGATCATCGCCCTCGGCATGTTGGTCGACAATGCCATCGTCATGACCGAGTCGGTGATGGTGCGCATGGGGGCCGGGGAGTCGGCCTGGGACGCCAGCCTGAATGCGGCGGCCGAGTTGCGCCTGCCCTTGCTGATCTCCTCGCTGACCACATCGGCCGCCTTTCTGCCCATCTACCTCGCCGAGTCGTCCACGGGTGAGTACACCGCGCCTCTGTTCATCGTGGTGACCATCACCTTGCTCTGCTCTTGGGTGCTCGCGCTCACGATGGTGCCGCTGCTGTGTTCCCGCTTCCTGCGCATCGAGGCCCGCGAAGAGGGCAGCGATCCGTACGGCGGACGCTTCTACGGCATCTACCGCACCTTGCTCCTGCTCGCCCTGCGCCACCGTTTGATCGCCCTCGGGTTGGTGGCGGCCGTGTGGTGGGGGGCGATGCAGGGCTTTGCCTACGTACCCAACATTTTCTTCCCGGATAACGATCGACCCCAGTTCACGGCGGAGGTGGAGCTGCCGAACAGCGCGCCCATCGAGCGCATGGACGCCCTCATGCACGCCCTCGATGACTTCGTTCGCGACCGCTTGAGCGCTCGCGACGAGGAACCCGGTGTGACCCAATGGGGCACCTTCGTCGGCGCCGGTGCGCCGAAGTTCCTGCTGCCCTACAACCCGGAGCCTGCATCGCCGAACTACGCGATGGTGCTCGGCGAGGCGAGCAGCGTGGAGGAGATCTCGGCGCGCATCGTGCCGCAGATGCAGGCGTACCTGGAGAACGAATTCCCGGATGCGAACCCGACCATACGCCCGCTGCCCCTCGGTGCTCCGGCCTGGCCGCCGATCTCCGTGCGCCTCTCGGGGCGGGACACGGAGGAGCTGTTCCGAATCGCCGATGCCCTGAAGGTCCAGCTGGAGCAGGTGCCCGGCGCCCGCCAGGTAACGGACGACTGGGGCATGCGATCGAAGAAGCTGCAGGTGGTGGTGGACGAGACGCGGGCCCGCCTCGCCGGCGTGACCAACCAGGACGTGGCGCTCTCCCTGCAAACGGCCCTCGATGGCCTCGAGACCACCGAGTACCGCGAGGCCGATGAGCTGATCCCCGTGATCCTCCGCTCGCGCGGCGCCGTGGGCAGCCTGCCCAAGCGCGGCAGCGCGGTGCCGTCGGTGAACGTGTATGCCCAGTCCAGCGGCCTCAACGTGCCCTTGGACGATGTGGCGACGGTGCGCCTGGTGTGGGAGCCCGCGATCGTGCGCCATCGCGATCGTTTGCGCACGGTGGCGGTGGAGGCGCTGCTGGCGCCCGGGTACACGGCCACCGAAGTGAATGCAGCCATCAGGCCCTGGCTGGAGGAGCAGGCGAAGACCTGGCCCTTCGGCTACGCCTGGGAGTTCGGCGGTGAGGCGGAAACCTCGGGCACGGCCAACGCGTCTATCGCCGCTAAGCTGCCGATCGCAGGGCTGATCATCCTGCTTTTGCTGGTAGCGCAGTTCAACAGCTTGCGCCGGCCCCTGATCGTCCTGATCACGATTCCCTTAGGGCTCATCGGCGTGGTGGCGGGATTGCTTATCGCCCGCTCCTACGTGGGCTTTATGACCTTGCTAGGTATCATCTCCCTGGCGGGGATCGTGATCAACAACGCCATCGTGCTGCTCGATCGCATTCGCATCGAAATCGATGAGCAGGGCTTATCGCCGGCGGACGCGGTGCTGCGCTCGGCGCAGACGCGCCTGCGGCCCATCCTGTTGACCACGGTCACCACCGTGGGCGGGTTGCTGCCCCTGTGGCTGAGCGGCGGCCCTATGTGGGAGCCGATGGCGATCAGCATCATCTTCGGCCTGCTCTTCGCGACCGTGCTCACCTTGGGCGTGGTGCCCTTGCTCTACTCGCTGTTCTTTGGCGTGAGCTTCAAGGGCACCTGA